In one Rhopalosiphum padi isolate XX-2018 chromosome 3, ASM2088224v1, whole genome shotgun sequence genomic region, the following are encoded:
- the LOC132925245 gene encoding uncharacterized protein LOC132925245, with product MEHLCPVINRLVSCFTCGSQTLPPYRLCVDAHVACPPCTKYLSLCACGCRFLRRSNTTFDWLVSAMKLQCKYRTNYLNDGRCLSKPGQVDCSNKWFSVQELRDHYQTSCVRNLFTCPVQDCGHVARVDTITNHYETAHGPFELLSPSDYQQAPNCVMFELPIKKQVKLKKIFNGYFMFSVKPYRRLQRDSNSLLSMQNINPSDLFQYRYTAQESYQNVITITVTLMEPHLGPTYNNTLWHCS from the exons ATGGAACACTTGTGTCCGGTAATCAATCGGTTGGTGTCATGCTTCACGTGCGGCTCGCAGACGTTGCCGCCATACCGATTATGCGTGGATGCGCACGTGGCCTGCCCCCCATGCACCAAGTACCTATCGCTATGCGCTTGCGGTTGCCGTTTCCTCAGAAGGTCGAACACGACGTTTGACTGGCTGGTATCTGCCATGAAGTTACAGTGTAAGTACCGGACTAATTATTTGAACGACGGTCGGTGCTTATCTAAACCGGGACAAGTCGACTGTTCGAATAAATGGTTTTCCGTCCAGGAACTCCGCGATCATTACCAAACGAGCTGTGTTAGGAATTTGTTTACATGTCCGGTACAGGACTGTGGTCACGTGGCCCGCGTTGACACCATAACTAACCATTACGAAACAGCTCATGGCCCATTCGAGTTGCTCAGTCCTAGTGACTACCAACAGGCACCTAATTGCGTCATGTTCGAGTTACCAATCAA GAAgcaggtaaaattaaaaaagattttcAATGGATACTTTATGTTCAGCGTTAAGCCGTATCGTCGCCTGCAACGAGACTCCAACTCATTATTgtctatgcaaaatatcaatcCATCAGACTTATTTCAGTATAGATACACAGCGCAAGAGTCATATCAGAATGTGATTACGATCACCGTAACATTAATGGAGCCGCATCTCGGtccaacatataataatacgttatggCATTGCagttaa
- the LOC132925246 gene encoding uncharacterized protein LOC132925246: MNDSLEILETTKGKALAVHNDYQYRKYRTNNENVTTWVCLNEKKREKWTGRLKTIGKSILNITIHQCKYDSAKIEVKKKYNIAKKRVRDLSNSAAQIFREELTPLIYQGLDLVTEIPIDSSVKMTLNRVRRKSLGNSLDPKLRVDIIIPSVSEFVLFDDGKTCFVDGTFKSSSKQFYQVYTVYIDIGSINDEINVIPVIYILLPNKTKIVYERLFSMIKAHIPNFNPESFTLDFEISTIQSIKQIFPNAEIYGCNFHFNQSLWRKVQNIGLASNYKDDADTRLHVRMCSALAHIPIDDIDGGWIIIMINTSDNDKLQIFYDYLIEQWLKNPIISRSVWNCYQRRH, encoded by the coding sequence atgAACGATTCTTTAGAAATTTTGGAAACTACCAAAGGAAAAGCTTTAGCAGTACACAATGATTACCAATATAGGAAGTATCGAACCAATAACGAAAATGTAACAACCTGGGTatgtttgaatgaaaaaaagAGAGAAAAATGGACAGGAAGATTAAAAACAATaggtaaatcaattttaaatattactattcatCAATGTAAATATGACTCagcaaaaattgaagtaaaaaaaaaatataatattgcaaaaaaACGAGTACGTGATTTATCAAATTCTGCCGCTCAAATTTTTCGTGAAGAGCTTACACCGTTAATATATCAGGGATTAGATTTAGTGACTGAAATTCCAATTGACTCGTCTGTAAAAATGACATTAAATCGTGTACGTAGGAAATCGCTTGGAAATTCATTGGATCCTAAATTAAgggtagatattattatacctagtgtttctgaatttgtattatttgatgACGGAAAAACTTGTTTTGTGGATGGCACTTTTAAAAGCTCTAGCAAACAATTTTATCaagtttatactgtttatattgatattggGTCTATAAACGACGAAATAAATGTAATtcctgtaatatatattttacttcctaataaaacaaaaattgtttatgagCGTTTATTTTCGATGATAAAAGCACACATTCCAAACTTTAATCCTGAATCATTTACATTAGATTTTGAAATTTCGACTATTcaatcaataaaacaaatattcccTAATGCTGAAATATATGGTTGCAACTTTCATTTTAATCAATCGCTTTGGAGAAAAGTTCAAAATATAGGTTTAGCGAGTAATTATAAAGATGATGCAGATACTAGATTACACGTTAGAATGTGTTCTGCCTTAGCTCATATTCCAATTGATGACATCGACGGAGGttggattattattatgatcaatacATCTGATAATGATAagcttcaaatattttatgattatttaattgaacAGTGGCTGAAAAACCCAATTATTTCAAGAAGTGTATGGAATTGTTATCAAAGAAGACATTGA
- the LOC132925247 gene encoding ATP-dependent DNA helicase PIF1-like: MIFLAGDFRQTLPVIPRSTPADELNACLKSSSLWKHVKVLHLGKNMRVELQNDQSGNIFSKQLIDIGNGTFPIDMSTGCINFPQSFCQLTRSKDELIQKVFPDVSQNYRNHDWLSERAILAAKNIDVNELNFKIQEQITGELRIYKSVDSATNQDDVVNYPPEFLNSLDLPGLPPHNLQLKVGSVVIMLRNINQPRLCNGTRLAIKKLLNNVIEATILKGKYKGEDVLIPRIPMIPTDVPFEFKRLQFPVRLAFAMTINKSQGQSLSVCGINLENPCFSHGQLYVACSRVGKPSDLFIYAPTKMPKNQLLHGQRRAGTASI, encoded by the coding sequence ATGATTTTTTTAGCAGGAGATTTTCGTCAAACATTGCCGGTGATTCCACGATCAACGCCAGCTGATGAACTAAATGCATGTCTAAAGTCCTCCAGTTTGTGGAAACATGTCAAAGTACTTCATTTAGGCAAGAATATGCGTGTCGAGTTGCAAAATGACCAATCTGGAAACATATTCTCTAAACAACTCATTGACATTGGTAATGGCACATTTCCTATAGACATGTCGACTGGCTGCATTAACTTTCCTCAAAGTTTTTGTCAGTTAACTCGATCAAAAGATGAACTTATTCAGAAGGTGTTTCCAGATGTTTCTCAAAATTACAGAAACCATGATTGGTTGAGCGAACGAGCTATACTGGCTGCAAAAAACATAGatgtaaatgaattaaatttcaaaattcaagAACAAATTACAGGCGAATTGAGGATATATAAATCAGTTGATTCGGCTACTAATCAAGATGATGTAGTCAACTATCCACCGGAATTTTTAAACTCGCTGGATTTGCCAGGATTGCCCCCTCACAATCTTCAATTAAAGGTTGGATCGGTGGTTATAATGTTGCGAAATATCAACCAACCGCGTCTTTGCAACGGTACACGGTTAgcgataaaaaaattactaaacaatGTGATAGAAGCAACTATACTCAAAGGAAAGTATAAAGGAGAAGATGTTCTCATACCGCGCATCCCAATGATTCCGACTGATGTGCCATTTGAGTTTAAACGACTACAGTTTCCGGTGCGTCTTGCTTTTGCTATGACTATAAACAAGTCCCAGGGGCAATCATTAAGTGTTTGTGGTATTAATCTAGAAAACCCATGTTTCTCACATGGTCAATTGTATGTTGCCTGTTCCCGTGTTGGAAAACCATCAGATTTGTTTATCTATGCGCCTACGAAAATGCCAAAAAACCAACTACTACACGGGCAACGCCGTGCCGGGACAgctagtatttaa